The following proteins come from a genomic window of Aspergillus luchuensis IFO 4308 DNA, chromosome 3, nearly complete sequence:
- a CDS encoding MFS transporter (COG:G;~EggNog:ENOG410PFMD;~InterPro:IPR020846,IPR011701,IPR036259;~PFAM:PF07690;~TransMembrane:12 (i133-156o162-182i203-220o232-250i262-284o296-319i369-387o407-426i447-466o472-499i511-530o542-562i);~antiSMASH:Cluster_3.10;~go_function: GO:0022857 - transmembrane transporter activity [Evidence IEA];~go_process: GO:0055085 - transmembrane transport [Evidence IEA]) — protein MPHLFANSAFGRIAHLVSGGRLFKPRELSSDFTLPTPYRQAVDAGPVQPSQEKKNTSDADGSTLFSHALPPDEACKEVDGIQGEAFPTPPESSGQSSSSWIDPEVTPEGTIVVDWYSPDDPDNPHNWSFAAKLLVYVEVNLFTFLVFMAAAIFSSAEGEFETIFGVTQTISALGLALYVLGYGMGPMIWSPMSEVPSVGRNPPYVISVTVFLILAIPTALVNNVPGFLVLRYLQGFFGSPGLATGGASLADVTSIPNLPYGLYIWGACSIAGPAIAPTISGFSVPVKGWHWSMWEILWAAALCFVALLFLPETSAPAILHLRAKRLRQLTGNTAIRSRSEIESQNASPMQVAYDALVIPWKVNALDPSVLFTTVYIGLVYAIFYSYFEVLPLVYLDIYHMSLGELGLIFIGCVIGTLLTLPFYYAFVHISLNKAFRRGQFPHPEHRLIPAIVGSVFIPVGLFLFAWTSRASIHWIVPTIGLVIEVSGMTLVLQCIFSYLSVAYPRYSASLFAINDLARASLAFAAILWSGPLYARLGVARGTTLLAGLTVGCIVGVLVLYWFGPALRSRSRFAT, from the exons ATGCCACACCTGTTCGCCAACTCGGCCTTTGGCAGGATCGCCCACCTTGTATCCGGTGGCCGTCTATTCAAGCCCCGCGAACTCAGCTCCGACTTCACTTTGCCTACGCCATACCGGCAGGCAGTCGACGCCGGGCCAGTCCAGCCATcacaagagaagaagaacacctCCGATGCGGATGGAAGTACGTTATTTAGCCATGCGCTACCCCCCGACGAGGCGTGCAAGGAAGTTGATGGGATCCAAGGGGAAGCCTTCCCAACACCGCCCGAATCATCGGGGcagtcatcatcgtcgtggATTGATCCTGAGGTGACGCCAGAGGGGACCATTGTGGTGGACTGGTACTCCCCGGATGACCCAGACAATCCGCACAACTGGTCGTTCGCGGCCAAGTTGTTGGTATATGTCGAGGTAAATCTGTTCACCTTTCTGGTCTTCATGGCCGCTGccatcttctcttcggccGAGGGCGAATTCGAGACTATCTTCGGGGTGACGCAGACCATCAGCGCCCTGGGGCTGGCACTATATGTGCTGGGCTACGGCATGGGGCCGATGATCTGGAGTCCCATGTCCGAAGTACCCTCCGTGGGTCGCAACCCACCGTATGTGATCTCTGTCACCGTCTTTCTCATTCTCGCAATCCCCACAGCCCTAGTCAACAACGTGCCAGGGTTCCTGGTCCTGCGATACTTGCAAGGCTTTTTCGGCTCCCCCGGACTGGCCACAGGGGGTGCATCTCTGGCAGATGTGACCTCCATCCCGAACCTCCCCTATGGTCTATATATTTGGGGAGCATGCTCCATTGCTGGTCCCGCCATTGCGCCGACAATTTCGGGATTCAGTGTTCCCGTAAAGGGCTGGCACTGGTCCATGTGGGAGATCTTATGGGCAGCCGCGTTGTGCTTCGTGGCCCTG CTCTTTCTCCCGGAAACATCTGCACCTGCCATCTTACACTTGCGAGCCAAGCGATTGCGCCAGCTAACGGGCAACACGGCCATCCGGTCGCGATCGGAGATTGAGTCGCAGAACGCCAGCCCCATGCAGGTTGCCTACGATGCACTAGTTATTCCATGGAAAGTTAACGCACTAGACCCGTCCGTGCTCTTCACAACAGTCTATATTGGGCTAGTGTACGCCATCTTCTACTCCTACTTCGAGGTGCTGCCGCTGGTATACCTGGACATCTACCACATGAGCCTGGGCGAGCTGGGGCTAATCTTCATCGGCTGCGTGATTGGCACGCTGCTAACGCTCCCCTTTTATTATGCCTTTGTGCATATCTCGCTGAACAAGGCCTTCCGGCGTGGTCAATTTCCCCATCCCGAGCACCGGCTCATCCCCGCCATCGTGGGCAGTGTGTTCATCCCTGTGGGACTCTTTCTGTTCGCCTGGACCTCGCGGGCTAGTATTCATTGGATTGTACCCACCATCGGCTTGGTGATCGAGGTATCCGGCATGACGTTGGTGCTGCAGTGTATTTTCAGCTACCTGTCCGTAGCGTATCCGAGGTACAGCGCTAGTCTCTTTGCCATCAACGATCTGGCGCGCGCCAGTCTGGCCTTTGCGGCCATCCTGTGGTCTGGCCCACTGTATGCTCGACTGGGAGTGGCACGGGGCACGACCCTGCTGGCTGGTCTGACAGTAGGCTGCATTGTGGGAGTGCTGGTGCTCTACTGGTTTGGACCGGCATTGCGAAGTCGCAGTCGGTTTGCAACTTAG